Proteins co-encoded in one Deltaproteobacteria bacterium genomic window:
- a CDS encoding LysE family translocator, with product MTDLLPPWPLFSAFLLASFVLAVTPGPGVLYIVTRSLVQGRRSGLVSVAGVALGNLGNAVAASAGLAALFAVSSLAFSIVKYAGALYLVCLGVQMLRSSPVENSAAIPGAVPLKRAFRDGFVVALLNPKTTVFFSAFLPQFLSANAPPMFQSIALGSLFVAIAAVTDSAYALAAGAAAPALRGCIIRRIGRCLGGGVFIGLGIFAALAGSRGAK from the coding sequence ATGACTGATCTCCTTCCGCCTTGGCCGCTGTTCTCCGCATTCCTTCTTGCGAGCTTTGTCCTCGCCGTCACGCCTGGGCCTGGCGTGCTCTACATCGTTACGCGCAGCCTTGTTCAGGGGCGCCGGTCCGGGTTGGTATCGGTGGCGGGTGTTGCTCTCGGCAATCTCGGCAACGCGGTTGCTGCTTCGGCTGGTCTTGCCGCTTTGTTCGCGGTTTCTTCACTTGCTTTCTCCATAGTCAAGTATGCCGGCGCGCTCTACCTTGTGTGCCTCGGCGTGCAAATGCTCCGTTCCTCCCCTGTCGAGAATTCAGCCGCCATACCCGGCGCTGTGCCACTTAAGCGCGCCTTCCGTGACGGTTTCGTTGTTGCTCTGCTCAATCCCAAGACTACGGTTTTCTTTTCTGCGTTTCTGCCGCAGTTCCTGAGCGCCAATGCGCCGCCCATGTTTCAGAGCATCGCGCTTGGTTCTCTCTTTGTGGCAATCGCCGCAGTAACCGACAGTGCCTACGCTTTGGCCGCTGGTGCGGCCGCGCCAGCGCTGCGCGGCTGCATCATTCGCCGCATCGGTCGGTGTCTCGGCGGCGGCGTGTTTATCGGGCTCGGTATCTTCGCTGCACTCGCGGGGTCGCGCGGTGCCAAATAG
- a CDS encoding retropepsin-like domain-containing protein translates to MIAAFHYDAKKDLIHVPGNMWGPLGEQNVRFAFDPGAYRTIINTRLTDALGYQVAGDSQKVSTASVIGREWGYTLRVEKLSILGFEFPNLQIACFDLPEQYDIDGLIGLDLIEQFEITLRHRDRWIQFRLLG, encoded by the coding sequence ATGATTGCCGCATTTCATTATGACGCGAAGAAGGATCTTATTCACGTCCCGGGCAATATGTGGGGTCCGTTGGGCGAGCAGAATGTCCGTTTCGCGTTTGATCCAGGTGCCTACCGCACGATCATCAATACACGCTTGACTGATGCACTTGGCTATCAGGTGGCGGGAGACAGTCAAAAGGTGAGCACCGCGTCAGTCATTGGCAGGGAATGGGGCTATACTCTCAGAGTGGAAAAACTATCGATCCTTGGTTTCGAGTTCCCCAATCTTCAGATCGCCTGCTTCGATCTCCCCGAACAATACGATATCGATGGCCTGATCGGCCTTGATCTCATCGAGCAGTTCGAAATCACACTCCGCCATCGAGACCGCTGGATCCAGTTTCGATTGTTGGGGTGA